The Onychomys torridus chromosome X, mOncTor1.1, whole genome shotgun sequence genomic interval CCTTGCACAGCTAGGTCATGACTTGGTGAGCCCAGTTAGCTCATCTACTATCTATCATATATCCTTAGCATGGGACAGTTTCCTTGTGAGAAAGCTCCTCCACATTCTGATTAGGTAAGTAGGGAATAGTGATTGTCTTTTTTAGAGACAGCTTTTTCCCTCTGTGGCCCAAGCTAGACTTGAACTGGTGACTCTCCTTTAATCTCCCAGGTAGCTGGGAATTATGTGCACGCCACTGCAGTCTGATCAaggacctgatttttttttttagtttcattttattttatatgaatgtgtgtttttcttgtatgcatatatgtatgccatgtgcatgcttagtggccacagaggtcagaagggagtTAGATCCTCTAGTACTGGAGTTATGGATCGTTCTgggccaccatgttggtgctgggaactaaatgcaggtcctctgtaagagtaatgaatagttagccactgagccatcactcagCCCCAAGGaccttatttttatcattatcttGCAAATACTTTTAGGGTTCAAGTTTTATCAGTGTTTGATTTTTCTTATCCATATTAGTGGCAATATGCTGAAATGGTTAAGACAGGCGTCCATCAGCTGGAAACCTAGCTTAGGGCTCTAAGCATGGCATGGCATAGTCCCACAAGCTGGTTCCAAAGCATGTGGAAAGCAAGAAACCTTAGAGCCCTGCTTAGGGCTGCCAGCATCATGCTCTGGAAGGTCCACAAAGAGTCTAGATCCTAGAAATGATGAGTGGcctaaatgtttttctctttaggCCATAAACTCACAGTTTTTGTAATAAATAttgcctctttcttttctttttcttttttcttcctgggacagggttgctctgtgtagttttggtgcctgtcctggatctcactctgtagaccaggctggcctcacactcataaatatccacctggctctgcctcctgagtgctgggattaaaggctcttttctttttctttcttttttttgagacagagtttcttggtataacagctctggctgtcctggaacttactctgtagaccaggctggccttgaactcagagattcttctgcctctgccttccgagtgctgggattagaggcttgtGCCACATCTGGCACAAATCTTGCCTTTTTTGGGCTAGAAACgctctcttcctcatctttttgtgcctgtcctgaaatAACATCCACAGCTATCAAATAGACCTTTATATTCCAGGTAGACAgatataccccccccccccaaaaaaaaaaccaaccaagcaaccaaacaaacagatTTAGCCTTTTCTAGAGCAGTCCCTGGGCCGGGTTCACCAATAACTGGTTTTCAACAGCCACTCTCCTTGTGGCAGAGAAAGCAGGCGCCACCCTAAACCAACTGAGTTATTTCAGTCCCATCAACTAAAGAGCCCACAGTAACTTCTACAACATCCAGGAAGTAAAGAAATACACATGCCACAGTGACCTTTGTGTGTGCAAAGAATAATAggtttagaaacaaaacaaaaccagaaaagagGTCATGCCTCTGTGGGCAGTGCCAacagtgagtcacacacacacaaacccagggAGAGAGAGTCCCAGGCTCCAACATGTCTAGGGATGGCAGGCAGGGAATAATGTCTTGTGTGTAGGCCCTCAATGCAAAGAATGGAGTACCACTGGGGTTGGAAAGCTGGAAGGGTTACAGTCAAGATGGAGCTGTGGCCTCGGCCCCCTCCTCAGAGTCCCACACTTCAGACTGCAGGTAATCAGCGAAGAGAGCCTTGGCCCTGCGCAAGACACGCCCTAGGTGGTGTTTACGCACCAGGCGGTCAAAATGCATGGCTAGCTCGTTGTAATCCAGCCCATTGCGCATGATGTGGTCACGGTGTTCCAGGAGGATAGCCAGGCAGAGGAAGAGCATGAACGGGTTCCCTCGGCCAAActcctggggtgggggaaggcccactggaggtgggggtagggccTTCCCTGGATCTCTGGGAGAACCAATATCTTGCATCAAGGGGGATCCTACAGCTAGGTCAGCAGAAGGAGAAGCCTCCTGGGTAGATGGAGGAGATGAAGAAGATGGGGAGTCAGGccgagaagaggaggagaggagcggGTCTGAGGAGTTCAGCAAGGGCTCAGAGAGGGATTTGGAGCTAATGAGGGTAGCTGGGTGGGCAAGTTGGACTAAAAAGTCCTTCTTGGGGCCCATGTTATCCCTGAGTTGCTGGAGACCATCCAGGCTGGCTTGTCTCAGGAGGCGTCCCCCACCACTAGGTCCCTGGCTAGATGTCGCTAAGTGGACAACAGCATCTTCAAAAgcactgcctcctcctccaccagcAGGCCTCAGCATGTGCCTCTGACGTACTGGCCGTCCCCTGTGGCTACCAAAGCCAGTGTCTGCCACTTGGCTGGGAGGTCCAACAAGCTCCACTTCATGTTCAGGAGGGTCAGGGGGCAGTGAACTCCAGGTGACCTCTAGCATTCGGAGAGCATCATCGAAGGCAAACTCACGCTTAAGCTCCAGCAGCAGCCAGCGGTAACAGAAAAAGAGGTCATCAGCACCCGCTTCTTGCAGATACTGGTAGAAGTCTGGGTCAGCATGTCTCAAAAGCAGCTTGAGGTGGGCAAACTTGGTGGCCATGGCACGACAATCAGGATGGAAGTTGGCAGCCAGGCGCTTCATGATGccacaaaaacacacaaaggcATGGCCCTCATGGTCCATGACAGCAAGGATGGGCGACGCCAGGTCGCTCATGCCCTGGCAGTAGGAAACTTGTGGATGGGTAACAGCATAGGTAGTGAGCAGGTCATGGAGGGCCCGTAGGTGTGGGCCATCCTCAGGCCCCGCATAGTAGGGATGGGCTCGGTCCGTACGAAGCACATCCTTGAGGACTGTGCTGCGGATGAATTCCAGGTCCTCGGGGTCCGCTCGCTGGGCCCACTCACTTTTGAGCTGCTCGTACTCTCGACTCTTGCGTTTCATGTAGTCCATCCGCTCCCGGCCTGTCAGCCCATCTGGGTACACATTCAGGAGGTAGCGCCAGACCACCTGGCCAGGGACAACAGGAAATGAGGCTGAGCTTCATACCAGGCCAATTAGTCACCCGCCCCCTGTCTCTCGTGgcttctgcctgccttcctgccaccGAACTACCTAAAATAGAACCTCCTTCCTTGGAATCTTTCTACCCTACCTATGACAGTGTGTTCCACTGAATGTATCTCATGCGCTACCACTGACCACAGAGTGACGGGTACAGTGAGTGACTGAGGGGCTCACTTTTCGAAGCGAAGGCTCCACACCGCCGTGATAGATCCGCAATCGCAGCTCCTCAGGACGGGAGAGCTGGCCTTCATGATTCAGGTATGTGTGAAACTCAGCATCACTCAGAGGTGGTTTGAAAGGCTTGATATCTTCTCCATATGACCAACTCAGCACCTGCTGGACCTTAGACAACGTACGGCCcacctgggaaggaaggaggaagagaagctacaggtcaaaaataaaaataaaataaaataaaataaaacaaaaccaaaacagaacaaacaaacaaagaagctgCAGGTCCCTGTGCAGGATAGGGCAGAGGCCAATCAGCAAGCTCTGGAATGGGAGTTCTAGATAGGCCCTTCCCTCCAAGCACAGCTGGAGCCCCCCAGTCTCCTGAAATCACCTGAGAGAGGATGGATTGTGTAAAAGGCAAGGCAGCTGTCGTCAGTGAGGAACGCTTCTCAGCCAGTAGCACATCGGATCCAATGACATCTTTGGGGCTAATTATATCCCAGTCTTCCAGCAATGGGCCTGAGCACACAGAGTGAAGCGCCATGAGAACAGGGATGTGAACCCAGATCACACGGCTGGGTTCCTTTTCTAAAGCCCAGCTACCCGCAGGGCAGAAACGATGTCTATTCCCTCTTCCCTGCATCatccaaatcttaaaaaaaaatcagacaggaATAGTTCTTATGTGGGAGATGTTTCACAAAATGGCAGGGAagcctttaatattttaatgatttaaataatatttattgcaAGGCACCAAGCAAGAGATTAACCTTAACAAATAATGTCCATTGAGCCTGgtagtgcaggcctgtaatctcagttactctggaggctgaggtaggaagaggcaaagttcaagaccagtgcctgggctatatgagactctatctcatttttaaaaaacacttgagggcctggtggtgcatgtctttaatcctagcacttgggaggcagaggcaggtgagttcgaggccagcctgggctacagagtgagttccaggacagccagagctaaacagagaaaccctgtctcaaaacaaacaaacaaatacaaacaaacaaacaaacttgagggccaatgagatggctcagtgtgtaaaggcacttgccaccaagcctgataagcagagttcagtctctggaacccacatggtagaagttgtcctctgaccttcatacacacTGTGACATGCACATACCCATTACCCacccaataaaaagaaaataaatcagttCCTTATACTTGGTTCTATGGAGTACTAGCtagcatgcttttcttttttaaagatttatttattatgcatacagaagagggcgccaaatctcattacagatgatggtgagccaccatgtgggtgctgggaattgaactcaggacctctggaagagcagtcagtgctcttaacctctgagccatctctccagccccagctagtattctttttaaaatatatttgtgtgtgtgtggaggggacaATCCTGGGGAATCAAAACCAGGACATTGCATGTTCTATGCAAGGGCTCCATTGCTGAGCAACATTAGGAGGCCTTTTAAAAAACTTGTTTTGAAACGTGTCTCTAAGTTACCCAAGCCAGCCCTGAACTTATTCTAgaccaggtaggccttgaaccAACCTAtgcctcagcatcccaaataCCTGGAATTAAAggactataggtgtgtgccacctccctTGGAATTATCATTCTTTTTGATGAGGAAATGGGTCTACAGATATTGGATCAAGGCCCCGTACCTAGTGACTGAAAGAAGTCGAATGTGAAGTCCAGGCCCAAGTCTGAGAGCCTACACTCCTCATCTCAAATTCATATAGTTCTCCCAGCAAAGTGATAAAGGTGCTATTagcattcccattttacagaaaatGACCAAAAGGGTCTGCATCAACTGGGTGGTGACCAAGAGTCTAGAGCAAGGCAATGGTAGATTCCTATTCCTAGGATCATAGTCTCATCTAGCTTACCCCAGAGCCCAGATACCTTAGAACGAGTGTTAGTGGAGAGGTATGTTGTGCACGTTAGACAAAGGAAACCATTCTAGGCTTGACCCTAGCTGCCCCAGCTCATGAAACATCAGCAGagctttcttccttctctatctTAGGTCCCCCTTGCATccttttggtttagttttgttcttttggaAACGAAGTTTTctaagttagcatacaaagtgatGGGCTTCATGATGACATctccataaacacacataaacatgctgCATTCCTCTTCTCCCTCACTCTTGCCATCCCATCCACCTTGCCTCTTCTTGCTGCTCTCCTGTTTCATGGCACAGGCACTTTGTTATCCTCGCCCCCTTCCCTTAAGAGCActtcctcatctctcttctcACTTCAAATATGATGTGGCTGCAGCAGCAATAAGTTCAATAAGTTCAAGAaccctttttaaatttaaaattaaagagaacTTTTATATGTGCATaggtttttgcctgcatgtatgcatacacgcCTGGtacctggggaggccagagaggacatcacatctcttgggactggagttatagacagtggtaagctgccatgtaggtgttgggaattgaacctgggtcctctggaagagcagccagtgctcttaactgctgagccatgactGCAGCCCagcaagattttctttctttctttctttctttcttttttttttttaacagatccTGCCTCAAGTTTATCTGTAAAAACAGCATGGGATCTtgatcatctgcaaatagtgtgtAGGTGTGTCAAACCAGTCCATCTGTCTGGCAGACAGAAACCTTTTCTATGGGGCCTTCACAGGGGCCTGGGCACCTTTGGGAGCATGAGCTGGAGCTGAGGCCTCTGCCTTGGTTTGAGCCTTGGGCTTTGGTTGGCAGAGCCTACGACCCTTGGCCATGGAGCTTCTAATCTGCTTCCCGAGCTTGGGGTGAGCGATGAAAGCAAGGCGGCTGAGCTTGCGGCTGGGGCCCTTCGGCATCTTGGGCTTAACCACCTCGGGCTTCACGAGGGCCTTGATGGTCTCTGCATGCACACTCACTGCCTTTGTGTTGTTGGCCTGCATCTTCTTCAGGCCTTTGTTGTTGTACTTCTTGGCAATGCACATGTTCCTCAGGAATTTGGGGTCCACCCCCTTGAGAGATTCGTATCTTTGCAACTGGGGTTTCTTGATACCATTTTTGTGCCATTTTCAAGAttggttgtgtgtggtgtggttctTGGACTTGTCGGAACAGTAACCGGTGGCTCCaagattttcttttacttttaattatgtgtatgaggATGTGTCTTTATGGAGGTATATACAGGTGAGTGTAGATGCCTGCAAAGTTAGAAGTCTTGGATTCTCCTGGGGCTAGAggtggtgagccaccatatatgggtgctgggaaccgaactcagatcCCCTGAAAGAATAGCaaactctcttttttttcatggcttttgtttgtttggattttttttaaggatttatttatttattatgtatacagtatgtatgactgcaggccagaagagggcaccagatcttattacagatggttgtgagccaccatgtggttgctgggaattgaactcaggacctctggaagagcagccagtgctcttcacctctgagccatctctccagctccttgtttggttttttgagacaaggtttctctgtgtagttttggtgcctgtcctggatcttggacACAGAGATccgctctgcctccagagtactttgactaaaggtgtgtgccaccactgcctggtttgtaCTCTTTTTTAAAGggcttattttcttttgaattatgtgtgtatatatgtgtgcatgtgttagggtatgtgcatgtgaaagtgGAGATACACCTGGAATTTAGGAGATGGTCTCCtatcctctggagctagaattatCATCAGTCATGAGCCATCAGTCAAagggtgctaggaaccgaacttggggcctctggaagagcaatatgcTGCTCTTAACCagttagccatctctctagactttttttttttttccttcttcgagacagggtttctctgtgaaacagtgtcctggctgtcctggaactcactctatagaccaggtggcctcgaactcagagagatttgcctgcctgtgtttcccgagtgagtgctaggattaaaggcatgcgccaccacctcctggctagcctcattttttaaagatttatttttttactatgaaTACAGTACTTCTGTCTGCAAGCATGCCTgcatgccacaagagggcaccagatctctttatagatgggtataagccaccatgtggttgctgggaattgaacttggaacctctggaagaacagccagtgaatgctcttaacctctgagctgtctcaccagccccagcctcttttttttttttttttaatttaaagttgcatttaggggttggggatttagctcagtggtagagcacttgcctagcaagcacaaggccctggttcgatcctcagctcaaaaaaaatcaaaacaaaacaaaaaaacaaaagccgcTCTAACAAATCTCCATCTGtctttgccgggcagtggtggcacacacctttagtcccagcactcgagttccagaaaaggcgcaaagccatacagagaaaccctgtctcaaaaaaaaaaaaaaaaaaaaaaaaaaaaaaaaaaaaaaaaaatgaagagagtaAAAAGATCAGGTAAAGATCTTAGAATTGGGCAACAAGTATGACAGAAATTTTTCTGAAGTTAAAGAAATGGCTCaccaagggactggagagatggctcaatggttaagattaTCGGTTGTTctaaaggactcaggttcaactcccaacacccagatggcagctcacaactaccagtaactctagttccaagtaATCTGaccctttcttctggcttctacagacaCTGCATATACACGGAACATAGATGCATGCAGACaaggccaggcggtgatggcacacgcctttaatcccagcactgggaggcagaggcaggcagatctctgtgagtttgaggccagcctggtctacaaagggagttccaggaaaggcacaaaagtacacagagaaaccctgtcttgaaaaacaaaaacaaaaacaaacaaacaacaaacaaacaaacacatatatgcagacaaaacacccatacacataaaataaataaatctcaaaaacttaaaaataacctAAGACCATTTTAGGCCAGGTGTGCTGtcagatgcctttaatctctgcacttgggaggcagaggcaagcagttcactgagttcaagaccagcatggtctacatagtgaggacAACCGGGGCTGTAGCCCTGGTTGGTTTAGAACTTGTTATATacactaggctggcttcaaactcacagaagctgcctgcttctacctcttgactgctgggattaaagacatgtactacCAAATCAGGCATATTATACTACATTAAAgtgcatttctatttatttaaaatcaaagtagccaggtggcagtggcgcatgcctttaatcccagcactcaggaggcagagccaggcggatctctgtgagttcaagaccagcctggtctacagagagtgttccaggacaggcatcaaaactacacagagaaaccctgtcttgaaaaaccaaacaacaacaacaacaaatcaaagtgTAGCAACCACCATGCATAGTGGCATATatctgtaatcacaacactcaggagactgaaacaGGATGACTGCTTTGAgtttgggctacacagtaaattaaaggccagccagcctaagaTATATggtaaaaccctgtttcaaaacaacaaaaagaaagtcaCTGTTAAGCATCTAAAAACTTGCTGGGACTCGGTTCTCTGCTTCTAGGGAACCCAACACACTCTTCTGCCTtccttggacaccaggcatgcacatggttcacatacatacaagcaggcacacagacacggaaaattaaaacctttaaaaatgcataaattaACCTGGGTATAGTAgtacacatgtttaatcccagcactagggagacagaggcaggaggacctctatgagtttgagaccagcctggtctacagagtgagttccaggacagccagggcgacacagagaaaccctgtctcaaaaaaccaaccaagatgggagctctcagctactgcttcagcaccAATCCTGCCTGCAACCATGATAGTCATGGATTctaattctctgaaactgtaagtacctaatatttttttttgtttttttgagactacTTTCCTttttataacc includes:
- the Tbc1d25 gene encoding TBC1 domain family member 25 isoform X2 encodes the protein MGPLLEDWDIISPKDVIGSDVLLAEKRSSLTTAALPFTQSILSQVGRTLSKVQQVLSWSYGEDIKPFKPPLSDAEFHTYLNHEGQLSRPEELRLRIYHGGVEPSLRKVVWRYLLNVYPDGLTGRERMDYMKRKSREYEQLKSEWAQRADPEDLEFIRSTVLKDVLRTDRAHPYYAGPEDGPHLRALHDLLTTYAVTHPQVSYCQGMSDLASPILAVMDHEGHAFVCFCGIMKRLAANFHPDCRAMATKFAHLKLLLRHADPDFYQYLQEAGADDLFFCYRWLLLELKREFAFDDALRMLEVTWSSLPPDPPEHEVELVGPPSQVADTGFGSHRGRPVRQRHMLRPAGGGGGSAFEDAVVHLATSSQGPSGGGRLLRQASLDGLQQLRDNMGPKKDFLVQLAHPATLISSKSLSEPLLNSSDPLLSSSSRPDSPSSSSPPSTQEASPSADLAVGSPLMQDIGSPRDPGKALPPPPVGLPPPQEFGRGNPFMLFLCLAILLEHRDHIMRNGLDYNELAMHFDRLVRKHHLGRVLRRAKALFADYLQSEVWDSEEGAEATAPS
- the Tbc1d25 gene encoding TBC1 domain family member 25 isoform X1 — encoded protein: MATTSPASDMAGSAAPPPVGGAQAAAAAEEEEREVVRVRVKKCESFLSPEFRSFAVDPQITSLDVLQHILIRAFDLNGKKNFGISYLARDRLGQEVFLSLLSDWDLSTAFATASKPYLQLRVDIRPSEDSPLLEDWDIISPKDVIGSDVLLAEKRSSLTTAALPFTQSILSQVGRTLSKVQQVLSWSYGEDIKPFKPPLSDAEFHTYLNHEGQLSRPEELRLRIYHGGVEPSLRKVVWRYLLNVYPDGLTGRERMDYMKRKSREYEQLKSEWAQRADPEDLEFIRSTVLKDVLRTDRAHPYYAGPEDGPHLRALHDLLTTYAVTHPQVSYCQGMSDLASPILAVMDHEGHAFVCFCGIMKRLAANFHPDCRAMATKFAHLKLLLRHADPDFYQYLQEAGADDLFFCYRWLLLELKREFAFDDALRMLEVTWSSLPPDPPEHEVELVGPPSQVADTGFGSHRGRPVRQRHMLRPAGGGGGSAFEDAVVHLATSSQGPSGGGRLLRQASLDGLQQLRDNMGPKKDFLVQLAHPATLISSKSLSEPLLNSSDPLLSSSSRPDSPSSSSPPSTQEASPSADLAVGSPLMQDIGSPRDPGKALPPPPVGLPPPQEFGRGNPFMLFLCLAILLEHRDHIMRNGLDYNELAMHFDRLVRKHHLGRVLRRAKALFADYLQSEVWDSEEGAEATAPS